The Brassica napus cultivar Da-Ae unplaced genomic scaffold, Da-Ae ScsIHWf_444;HRSCAF=677, whole genome shotgun sequence DNA segment aatgaaaaatactctaatatttggatttaggatgtagtgattattgtttaggatttagtattcAAGGGGTGGGATTGAGTTTATAAACttctacaaatattttataagttattattaagaatttatatattattttaaagattagtttaattttttcatttaaacttaaaatatttatgaaaatagatATTCTTTagagataaattttaaaaatggtaTCAAATTTGTATTTCATCAAGTAAGATTAACATATATAGAGACAGTGTcggatttaatatatatatatatgccaagcagaaataagtaatttggtccacaaaaaatttatttacaaaaagaatgtaataaaaattgAGCTGAGGGCATTCCCCAATCCCCCAGTAGATATCTTTCATTGGATTTCCAGATGTTTAGAGGTTTGCTCGTCGTGGTTTTGTGCCAGTCTGTTATGATTTCAGTTTCCTATTATGTGTTTAATGTTAAGTGTTGTTTGAATGTTTGTTTCCCTGGTTTGGGCTCAGTCTCCGGGAATATCTCGTGTTTCTTCCGGCTTTGGTTATCGGGGACAGTCTTGTGGTCCTCCGTTTGTAGAATCTTACTCTTGTATCCTTTGTTGATCGTATTAATAAAaccagatgaaaaaaaaaatccaatgaGAGTCAAATCTTGTGTAAGTAATTACAGAGAAACAGAGAAGAACAGAGAGACAATTTCAATGGTTTAAACTCTTCATTCTTATTTCACTCAAGTCTTAGGGTTTTACAAGATAGCTTATTTATACTAAGAGAACTTGTCTAGACCTAAAGGAATATCCTGTAGCATATTCTGCTTGGCTGTAAAGCTCTTCTCAAGACTCATTATCAGAGAGGAGACCATATCTGTTCTGAACCTTAATGACAGAGTTCGTACTCTGTTTGTCTGTAGCTGAGGAAGCGTTGTCTTTACATTTTGCTGACTTAGCCGTTGGAGTCTTTGAATGTAGAGCTGTGGGCTTCACTTGTTGTCGAGGGCCCATCACCTCTTCATTCTTCATGCTTGATGGGCCTGTTATGTTTACATCTTGCGCATCCTTCCTTGATGATCCTAACCAGCCTAGTACCACCAGAACTTTTGAATATAAATCTTCATCATTAGCCCCTaaaattattatagaaaaaaaatttcaaacacaTGCTTGGCTAGTTTCTATCAAGGAACAGTTCTTTGTAGAGAGTAAAAAGTGAAGAAAcgagaaaaaaatggaaaaaaaaagaaaaaaacttgactaaatacataaacaaatatatgcattgttgtaaatatatacaaaatttgaCTAAATAGAtacataaacaaatatatacaaaaattaccAGCTCAACATCAAACATACAAGAAATTATTCAAATGTCACTAACTCAAACATAATTGCTTGAATAAAACATTcacaataaaacattttaagtaCGTACTTTCATTTTTAATTCATAAGAAGTTGTTgtaaatattcttttacattACCGCATCCGACATGCCTATTGTCTTTATAATTAGAATCGTATACAACGACAAGTACATAGCATTTTTAAGACAAAGTACCAAACATCCATACAcccttttttcttttgaacacCACCATACAcccatatatatacatatatacaataCGGTGTCTTTTCAGCTTAGGCCTTAATATTTTATGAGACACCATCAGGCGCAACATGGTCAGCAACTTCTTGATCCGGCACTCTATCGCCTTCCTCCAGCTCAATACCATCTAATGGATTCTGAAGAGGCCCAATACAATCTCGTGGAACTTGATCTGGCTCAACGTAATCTTgaaggttttgttttttttttttttttttttttaatatgtaaaatttattcagaAAAAGTAGTTTTTACAGCCATAGCTACTTTAGATAGAAAAGTTTGTcttcacaaaataaaatttaaactatctTGTGGAGAACCATAGTTGCAAAGCACCCTCATAGGACCGAATTCTCTTGGAGTCCATTATTAGACATTGATTACGAATCTGTCTGTCGATGATTGTAATCAGGTGTCCTGCTAGAACCGCTGAGATCCATGACGACGGTTGTTTCTTTCCCTCCAAATGGAATGCAAAGCCACTTGGAAGCTGTAGCGTACTAGGTAGAGGTTCAACGTCGAGAGATTTTTATCTGCAAGGATCACCATAATTCCTTGCCATTGATCAGTGAAACGTGAGAGAAGTAGTCCCTGCGCCAGCCCCGACCAGACCTCCGAGAGTATCTGCAACTGAAAAAAGATGATCTCTTGTTTCCAGATGTTGTTGGCACAAAACACAGCTCGCATCAATACCAACATTCCATAAGAGCATTCGTCTCCAGTTGTTAATCGGTTATGCATTGCTAGCCAAGCCATGAATGCATATTTTGGTGTTGCATAAGGAAACCAGATGCTAGCGTGCCAACTCACCGTAGGCGCATGACTTCGAAGAAGAGACCATGTATTTTGCGTACTGAACTTTGGTTTAAAAATGTCTGTATTAGACTTCCAGACTGGTACATCTTTTCCCATTGTCATCTTGTTACGCTGCTTATGGAGAACCTCCTCAATCTTGAAGGTTTTGACTCTGATCATTTCCAAGAATCTGATATGCCTCTTGAGGAAGAAGCTCTAGGCCAGCAACAAAAAGCGGGAGCAAGACTAGATAACGTCTACGAGACCTATATGAAATTGCGGAGCCAATGACGTGGACAATGGACAACATCAGTAAATACGCGTTTAGTGTGTGCCAATAGAGACTCCCATCGTTTTTGTAAAGCCAAAACACTTGACCGCATCTTCGTATTTTCACTCCTCCTTCGATCAGATTTTGGATTATATCGAGCATAGTGAAGATTAATGTGTCACAAGCAGAAACGATGCCGAATATCTTTGCTAGATCTTTCTCCTTGTCAAGTAGCTCTAAGACAAAGCAGAGGAACTCAACGAGGAATGCAACAGCGGAATGTGGTCGAAGACTTTGCCTGAAAACCACGAGTCTGATGGCCGGAGTTAGGATCggcatttttttaaaagaaattataatttGAAACTAACAAAATATGATATCACGAACTTTGGTACGTGGTGCTTTTTATAGTGATGTGAAGGGATGATTAGCAGATGATTAGAGagataaaagtcaaaaagtTAAGCTTGGAAAATTCTGTGCTAATTAAGAACTCTTCACTTTTCATATTGCATAGGGAACCAAAGAAAGTTATTTTGTAGTTTGCGTTTGAggtctttgtttttgtttatcatAGCAAGTAAGCTGTACACTactataagaaaatgaaaatcaatATTCATTTAAGCGTAATATACAGTTTGCTGGTTGGTCATTTACGACGTACGTAATGTCGGCatgtcaaaattttgaatagGTGGTCTTAACTAAATTacatttctataatataaatactgCTCAACTTAACCTCCTTGAAAAGCATTGTCCGctatatatactttttagtCTAAAATTCGTTTATTCAATATTCTCAATCAAAgataataacataaaaattgatATGATACATCGCATGAGCCCTGGAATTATTATCCgggatccggattcgatccaaGATCCGttccgaaaataggatatccggaATGCCCAAATCCTGATCCAGATAGAAAATCTCAGATCCGTCAAAACCGAATCCAGATCCcgatatcttgatttttaggTCTAAATACCCAGATCCAGATCTGTATTTTTAGaaggtttaattttattaagatttattaatacttatacataaaattagttttataatgttatattttaattttaattttatatacatatgaatatatttataaatcttgtataaatatttaatttatacattatttttagaattttagtatttttttaaaaatatttttaattattttttatgagTCAAATTCCAGGTCAAGATATCCGCGGGTAGTACAATATCTAGACGGATATATgaaatctggatatccggaaaccac contains these protein-coding regions:
- the LOC111199036 gene encoding uncharacterized protein LOC111199036, producing MPILTPAIRLVVFRQSLRPHSAVAFLVEFLCFVLELLDKEKDLAKIFGIVSACDTLIFTMLDIIQNLIEGGVKIRRCGQVFWLYKNDGSLYWHTLNAYLLMLSIVHVIGSAISYRSRRRYLVLLPLFVAGLELLPQEAYQILGNDQIPRDCIGPLQNPLDGIELEEGDRVPDQEVADHVAPDGANDEDLYSKVLVVLGWLGSSRKDAQDVNITGPSSMKNEEVMGPRQQVKPTALHSKTPTAKSAKCKDNASSATDKQSTNSVIKVQNRYGLLSDNES